From a single Solenopsis invicta isolate M01_SB chromosome 4, UNIL_Sinv_3.0, whole genome shotgun sequence genomic region:
- the LOC105194863 gene encoding tetraspanin-9 isoform X2 has translation MDRWERVMKCILLTVNVVILIFGTITTITSVCLISKPSYIAETKGFFNAIFIALLIVGIIWMSIAIFGIVAVLRKVKCMLLTYAIIIFILFVMNVIGQVEQYNSQKEMIKLLEKRLKSSMQLYNDNIFVRNFWDMTQSTYECCGLNSWKDWKVNGLTVPDSCCKSDQFFGLISSSILYKKIKYQEQSTLYDAGLNNQDPECMGLRNI, from the exons ATGGATAGGTGGGAACGTGTCATGAAATGTATTCTGCTTACTGTAAACGTTGTCATCCTC ATTTTCGGAACTATCACAACCATTACAAGCGTGTGTCTGATTAGCAAACCATCATATATAGCAGAAACAAAAGGTTTCTTTAATGCTATATTTATTGCATTACTGATTGTCGGAATCATTTGGATGTCTATCGCCATTTTCGGAATCGTTGCCGTCTTGCGGAAAGTCAAGTGTATGCTCCTGACA TACGCcataatcatatttatattgtttgtgATGAATGTAATCGGTCAAGTTGAGCAATACAATTCCCAGAAAGAAATGATAAAGTTATTAGAGAAGAGATTGAAAAGTTCGATGCAACTTTACAATGATAATATATTTGTTCGCAACTTCTGGGACATGACACAGTCGACG TACGAGTGTTGTGGCCTTAACAGCTGGAAGGACTGGAAAGTAAATGGTCTTACAGTACCAGACAGCTGTTGTAAATCTGACCAG TTTTTTGGATTAATATCGTCCTCTATTCTctacaaaaagattaaataccAAGAACAAAGTACATTATATGACGCTGGTCTTAATAATCAGGATCCAGAATGTATGGGTCTTCGAAATATTTAG
- the LOC105194863 gene encoding CD151 antigen isoform X1, giving the protein MDRWERVMKCILLTVNVVILIFGTITTITSVCLISKPSYIAETKGFFNAIFIALLIVGIIWMSIAIFGIVAVLRKVKCMLLTYAIIIFILFVMNVIGQVEQYNSQKEMIKLLEKRLKSSMQLYNDNIFVRNFWDMTQSTYECCGLNSWKDWKVNGLTVPDSCCKSDQQSDCVLDWQVYVEGCINDLRSQIQHLIIIVNGINAAFTSLLFFGLISSSILYKKIKYQEQSTLYDAGLNNQDPECMGLRNI; this is encoded by the exons ATGGATAGGTGGGAACGTGTCATGAAATGTATTCTGCTTACTGTAAACGTTGTCATCCTC ATTTTCGGAACTATCACAACCATTACAAGCGTGTGTCTGATTAGCAAACCATCATATATAGCAGAAACAAAAGGTTTCTTTAATGCTATATTTATTGCATTACTGATTGTCGGAATCATTTGGATGTCTATCGCCATTTTCGGAATCGTTGCCGTCTTGCGGAAAGTCAAGTGTATGCTCCTGACA TACGCcataatcatatttatattgtttgtgATGAATGTAATCGGTCAAGTTGAGCAATACAATTCCCAGAAAGAAATGATAAAGTTATTAGAGAAGAGATTGAAAAGTTCGATGCAACTTTACAATGATAATATATTTGTTCGCAACTTCTGGGACATGACACAGTCGACG TACGAGTGTTGTGGCCTTAACAGCTGGAAGGACTGGAAAGTAAATGGTCTTACAGTACCAGACAGCTGTTGTAAATCTGACCAG CAATCGGACTGCGTCCTTGACTGGCAAGTTTACGTGGAAGGTTGCATAAACGATTTACGAAGCCAAATACAGCatcttataattattgtaaatggTATTAATGCTGCATTTACAAGTCTCTTG TTTTTTGGATTAATATCGTCCTCTATTCTctacaaaaagattaaataccAAGAACAAAGTACATTATATGACGCTGGTCTTAATAATCAGGATCCAGAATGTATGGGTCTTCGAAATATTTAG
- the LOC105194865 gene encoding CD63 antigen isoform X3: protein MVSCKCFMKCLLFIVNLVILIFGTLVIIGSVFYLNGAMDRTSTPLWIKQTGYTNLDVVFIASLGILIISIAIFGIVAALREVECMILTSMETKDMRIKPGSWCVNNTYGIIMSLSVMIAIIVNALQYNYNKEKIEFKQKMKNNKLQFYYDDNIIRNFWDVTQSTYQCCGVNNWEDWKTHGLEVPDSCCKLDQIPKPAETDFEQSMLLIFGSRKVLCG from the exons ATGGTTAGTTGCAAATGTTTCATGAAATGTCTTCTGTTTATTGTAAACCTTGTTATCCTC ATTTTCGGAACTCTCGTAATTATTGGAAGTGTGTTCTATCTGAATGGTGCTATGGATAGAACAAGCACGCCATTATGGATAAAACAAACAGGATACACAAATTTAGATGTCGTATTTATCGCTTCACTAGGAATCCTCATAATATCTATCGCCATCTTCGGAATCGTTGCTGCCTTGCGGGAAGTCGAATGTATGATCTTGACA tCAATGGAAACAAAGGATATGCGAATCAAACCcggtagttggtgcgtcaataatacA taCGGTATAATCATGTCTCTATCGGTTATGATTGCGATAATTGTCAACGCCTTACAATACAATTACAACAAGGAAAAGATAGAATTCAAgcaaaagatgaaaaataataagCTGCAATTTTACTATGATGATAATATTATTCGCAACTTCTGGGACGTCACGCAATCGACG TACCAGTGTTGCGGCGTTAATAACTGGGAGGATTGGAAAACACATGGTCTTGAAGTACCAGACAGCTGTTGTAAATTGGACCAG ATACCAAAGCCTGCAGAGACAGATTTTGAGCAGAGCATGCTACTGATTTTTGGTAGCAGAAAGGTGTTGTGCGGCTAG
- the LOC105194865 gene encoding CD63 antigen isoform X2: MVSCKCFMKCLLFIVNLVILIFGTLVIIGSVFYLNGAMDRTSTPLWIKQTGYTNLDVVFIASLGILIISIAIFGIVAALREVECMILTSMETKDMRIKPGSWCVNNTYGIIMSLSVMIAIIVNALQYNYNKEKIEFKQKMKNNKLQFYYDDNIIRNFWDVTQSTYQCCGVNNWEDWKTHGLEVPDSCCKLDQLVDCIINRYTENVFKAYEEGCITKAPRLMQHYENVANISRIIFINLMIPKPAETDFEQSMLLIFGSRKVLCG; this comes from the exons ATGGTTAGTTGCAAATGTTTCATGAAATGTCTTCTGTTTATTGTAAACCTTGTTATCCTC ATTTTCGGAACTCTCGTAATTATTGGAAGTGTGTTCTATCTGAATGGTGCTATGGATAGAACAAGCACGCCATTATGGATAAAACAAACAGGATACACAAATTTAGATGTCGTATTTATCGCTTCACTAGGAATCCTCATAATATCTATCGCCATCTTCGGAATCGTTGCTGCCTTGCGGGAAGTCGAATGTATGATCTTGACA tCAATGGAAACAAAGGATATGCGAATCAAACCcggtagttggtgcgtcaataatacA taCGGTATAATCATGTCTCTATCGGTTATGATTGCGATAATTGTCAACGCCTTACAATACAATTACAACAAGGAAAAGATAGAATTCAAgcaaaagatgaaaaataataagCTGCAATTTTACTATGATGATAATATTATTCGCAACTTCTGGGACGTCACGCAATCGACG TACCAGTGTTGCGGCGTTAATAACTGGGAGGATTGGAAAACACATGGTCTTGAAGTACCAGACAGCTGTTGTAAATTGGACCAG CTAGTGGACTGCATCATCAACAGGTACACCGAAAATGTTTTCAAAGCTTATGAAGAAGGTTGCATAACCAAAGCACCGCGTCTCATGCAGCATTATGAAAACGTTGCAAATATTTCTagaattatattcataaatCTCATG ATACCAAAGCCTGCAGAGACAGATTTTGAGCAGAGCATGCTACTGATTTTTGGTAGCAGAAAGGTGTTGTGCGGCTAG
- the LOC105194865 gene encoding tetraspanin-9 isoform X1 translates to MVSCKCFMKCLLFIVNLVILIFGTLVIIGSVFYLNGAMDRTSTPLWIKQTGYTNLDVVFIASLGILIISIAIFGIVAALREVECMILTSMETKDMRIKPGSWCVNNTYGIIMSLSVMIAIIVNALQYNYNKEKIEFKQKMKNNKLQFYYDDNIIRNFWDVTQSTYQCCGVNNWEDWKTHGLEVPDSCCKLDQLVDCIINRYTENVFKAYEEGCITKAPRLMQHYENVANISRIIFINLMFLGMKFSFALYGTIKRQQNIVFLIKRVEKVVDLQNL, encoded by the exons ATGGTTAGTTGCAAATGTTTCATGAAATGTCTTCTGTTTATTGTAAACCTTGTTATCCTC ATTTTCGGAACTCTCGTAATTATTGGAAGTGTGTTCTATCTGAATGGTGCTATGGATAGAACAAGCACGCCATTATGGATAAAACAAACAGGATACACAAATTTAGATGTCGTATTTATCGCTTCACTAGGAATCCTCATAATATCTATCGCCATCTTCGGAATCGTTGCTGCCTTGCGGGAAGTCGAATGTATGATCTTGACA tCAATGGAAACAAAGGATATGCGAATCAAACCcggtagttggtgcgtcaataatacA taCGGTATAATCATGTCTCTATCGGTTATGATTGCGATAATTGTCAACGCCTTACAATACAATTACAACAAGGAAAAGATAGAATTCAAgcaaaagatgaaaaataataagCTGCAATTTTACTATGATGATAATATTATTCGCAACTTCTGGGACGTCACGCAATCGACG TACCAGTGTTGCGGCGTTAATAACTGGGAGGATTGGAAAACACATGGTCTTGAAGTACCAGACAGCTGTTGTAAATTGGACCAG CTAGTGGACTGCATCATCAACAGGTACACCGAAAATGTTTTCAAAGCTTATGAAGAAGGTTGCATAACCAAAGCACCGCGTCTCATGCAGCATTATGAAAACGTTGCAAATATTTCTagaattatattcataaatCTCATG TTCTTGGGAATGAAATTCTCTTTTGCGCTTTACGGAACGATCAAACGACAACAAAATATAGTCTTCCTAATAAAAAGGGTCGAGAAAGTAGTGGATCTCCAAAATCTTTAG